GAGCATTGGAGAATTACGTTTTTTTCTAGTTTGAGGCTTCATCTTCATCCTCTGTAGCTACAAAATTTAACAAAGCTAAAGGTAGTGGTTCTTCTTGCGCCAAGGCTGAAGCTAAACGAATATAAGGTCCAACCGCTTTAGTTTTGGGAGATGCTTCTATCGCAATTTTTCCATTATATGCGGCGTTACCAAATACAAAACTGTCTGGTATAGGTTCAATGACAGGCGCTTTTTGATTAACTGATTGTATTAAGAAATATAGCACTTCTCTATCTACGGCCTGTCGTGAGTTATACCTTGTTGGCAATATTCCAGCAATTCTAAGCCTAGAATTTAAACGTCTTTGCACTTTGGAGACTGTGTCTAAAAGGAGTGCTACGCCCATTGCATCTGGTGGCTCTGTTTGCACAGGGATAATGACCTTATCAGCAGCAACTAAGGCCATATAAGTTAAAAGCCCTAAGTTGGGGGGTGCATCAATTATAATGTAATCATAGTCATTAGCTATATGCTCTATTGCTTCAGACAATGAGTGTTCAAACCCAGGCTCACGACGGCCATCTGCCTCAGATAAATGTATATGACTTGGGATCATATCAAAGGAGCAAAGCTGTTCTTCGAAACAATTACTATGAATAATGCATTCTTTGAGAGGCGTGTCTTTTAGTAATGCGTGATAGATAGTTTTTCCATTGCGCCAGCACTCTAATGATTTTTCTCGTAATATCCAATCCGAAGCAGATGCTTGTGGATCAAGATCTATCAGTAGAACACGGAGCCCATTTTTCTTAAGTGCTGCTGCTATATTTAAAGCACTTGTTGTTTTTCCTACACCACCCTTTTGGTTAGCAAAAGCGATGACTTTAACTTGCTCTTTGCGCTTTTCAATAAGCTTATTAATAATTTGAATAACGTCTTTGGGAATTTTCTCTCGATCATTTTCCCAGTGACTTATTCTTGTTTTATCGTATTTTTTCTCTCCTAAAGCGGAGATTATAGCCTCATGTAGCTCTTTTTGAGTTAACCGTAGATCTTCGCGTATTTCTCTTAGCTTGGTTCCGTTCATAATATCCCCATAAAAAGATAACTTAAAATATCATGTTAAACCTGTTTTGCTACTAATTTATAATTTGTTGCAAATATCATGTTATATGTTCTAACATCTGAGGAAAATCATTTGGACTCTTTCCTCAACCACTTTTGTAAAAATTCCTAGCGTAGTGTTCTGAATTCAGAACACTATCAATCAATTATGAATTCTGTTTGAAAAAAGTAAATTCTCTTTGCTATAAGATGCAGAAGACAAAACCATCAATATCTTATGGCTCTATTAAGCTTTTGAAATAAAATTCTCTTCTAGTAGGAAGAAAAAGATATGCGGTTAATTTGCATAGGAGATACGCAGAAAAATACGGACGGACGTCCGTGTAGAGCACTCTCAATGGCTATTTCTGAAGGTAATATCCTTTTACGAATGTCAGGACGTGAAGGAATTTTGAGTATGCTCCGTGATTTTTCTTCTGATATAGTTATCATACAGCAAACACAACCTGATCCCTATTTGGTTAGAATGATCAGGGCTAACCGTTTCGATATTCCTATAATAATTATAGCACGCAACCTGATAGCAATAGACACAGCCGAAGTCATTTCGGCCGGAGCGGATGATTGCGTCTCTATTACAATAGAGCCTGTAGAATTATTAGCTCGTATCAAGGCAGTTGTTCGTAGAGGTAGGGGATATGGCACAACGAGCCAAATAATTACAATTGGACGTTTGACGGTAAAAGAAGATACTCAAGAAGTTTTGTTAGATAACGACCCCATTTTACTTACTCATGCTGAATATGAGGTCGTGTCCTTAATGGCAAGGCGTCGTGGAAGTTTACTAAACAAATCAGTTATTCTTTCGGCACTATATGCTGATGGTAATCGTCCTGCCAGTAAAACAATTGATGTCATGGTCTGTCGTATACGACAGAAAATGCGAAAAAGGGGTATTATAGAACCATTTAAAACAAGTTGGGGAATGGGTTATCGTTTAAACGAGAACGCTTTTTTGCCGTTAGGAGCGAGAGAAAAAGATAATCTTGACGTTCCAAATTATGTGACGAAGGAGTCAAGTTTACCTATTACGGGGGACTAAATATTGTTCAGACGTCTAAACGTTTAGATAATGCATGAAATATCTAATTTGATGAAGAAGTCGTGATGGATTAAATTATCGATGTTTGAAATAAGTTTGGATAATTATTTCGTTGAGAAGAAGGTTTCTAATCATTAAAAGAGACTGATAAACAAGAATTACGTTGATCTGGAGCTATGTGTAGATGAATGACAGCCCTTCCAATCTTGAGTCTCAGGAGACAGGAGATGGACAATCTTTAACTAATAATGATCCAAAAAAGAAAAAAATAACAAAAAAAAGACTTATAATCATAGGTGCTGCTTGTTGTGTTGTGTTTGGTGGAGGCTGTATCCTTTCCTGGGAAGAGGGTTTTTTTCCCTTCTCTTCATCTAAAAATAAACAAGCACATGAACAAGAAGAAAGAATAAAAAACCTTTTAGCTTCACATCTTCTTTTAGGTATTCCGGCAGTTACAGCTAATTTGGATGGCGGAAACGGCAATACAGTATATGTCAAGATGGCGGCGAACGTAGAAATAGATGGAAGATATGATTCAGCTACGCTTCAAGAAGTAATTCCCAAAGTGCAAGATGTTTTCCAGACTTATCTACACGAAACAAGACCACAAGAATTACATGGCAGTGGTTTCTATAGGTTAAAGGAGACTATTTTGAGACGTTTGCGGGTAACACTCTCTCCTTTAAATGTTACAAACATATATATCACTGAATTACTTACCCAATAAAACGGATCAGCTAGCTCAATGTTGGATGAAGAAGACCAGTTTACTCCAGATATTTCTCTTGATTCAGGAGATATAAAGCTCGATACAGGTGATGAGCATTATGTGAATTCATCCTTAAAGCCAACTCCTTTAGAAAATCCTCTTACTGAATCAAGTGTTTCAGTATCTCCCTTGCAGGAGGAAAGTGGTTTAGAAAGTATTATCAAGACAGGATTTGTCGCTTACGAGCGTATGCCTATGCTTGAGAATATATTCGACCGTTTTATAAGATTTTGGACATCTACTTTACGTAGTTTTACAAACGATGATGTTGATGTAGAGCTGAAAAGTATGCAGTCTTTGAGATTTGGCTCTTATATCGACGATGTACCGAAAAAAACGGTTTTTGCTATTTTTAAAGCAAAAGAGTGGAATAACCTTGGTCTCCTCGTTTTGGATACAGATTTAACTTATGTAATCACTGATATCTTAATGGGAGGGCAAAGCAGCTTTCAACGTGAATCCTCCGATGATAGACAGCCTACTGCATTAGAACGCACTTTAATTGATAAATTAGTTATGCTGGTTCTAGCTGATTTGTCAGAGGCTTTCTCTCCCGTCGGAGATGTTTCACTATCTTTTGAACGTGTTGAACTAAGCGCCAATTTTGCTGTTATCACACGGCCTCTTAATGCCGTTATAGCAACACAATTTAGTATAGAGATAAATGGTCAAAGAGGTAACCTGAGTGTCGTTATCCCTTATGCTACATTAGAGCCTGTAAGAGATAAACTTTCCCAACAGTTTCTTGGTGAAAGTGTCGGGCATGATTCAGTTTGGGAAGACCACCTTATCAAAGAAATAATGGAAACAAATGTAACTATTTCTACAGTGTTTGAAGAAGCCTTTATTCCATTATCAAAAATTTTATCCTTACAGAAAGGATCAGTACTAAAACTACCACATAAAAAAGAAGCTCCTTATCGGGTGAGGTTGGAGTGTGATGGTAAGCCAATG
The nucleotide sequence above comes from Aristophania vespae. Encoded proteins:
- the fliM gene encoding flagellar motor switch protein FliM — its product is MLDEEDQFTPDISLDSGDIKLDTGDEHYVNSSLKPTPLENPLTESSVSVSPLQEESGLESIIKTGFVAYERMPMLENIFDRFIRFWTSTLRSFTNDDVDVELKSMQSLRFGSYIDDVPKKTVFAIFKAKEWNNLGLLVLDTDLTYVITDILMGGQSSFQRESSDDRQPTALERTLIDKLVMLVLADLSEAFSPVGDVSLSFERVELSANFAVITRPLNAVIATQFSIEINGQRGNLSVVIPYATLEPVRDKLSQQFLGESVGHDSVWEDHLIKEIMETNVTISTVFEEAFIPLSKILSLQKGSVLKLPHKKEAPYRVRLECDGKPMFYGTLGKIKDTQVVRIDQRLIPPADDFKTIEDFGVLSQQFVPQ
- a CDS encoding response regulator transcription factor, with the protein product MRLICIGDTQKNTDGRPCRALSMAISEGNILLRMSGREGILSMLRDFSSDIVIIQQTQPDPYLVRMIRANRFDIPIIIIARNLIAIDTAEVISAGADDCVSITIEPVELLARIKAVVRRGRGYGTTSQIITIGRLTVKEDTQEVLLDNDPILLTHAEYEVVSLMARRRGSLLNKSVILSALYADGNRPASKTIDVMVCRIRQKMRKRGIIEPFKTSWGMGYRLNENAFLPLGAREKDNLDVPNYVTKESSLPITGD
- a CDS encoding AAA family ATPase, whose protein sequence is MNGTKLREIREDLRLTQKELHEAIISALGEKKYDKTRISHWENDREKIPKDVIQIINKLIEKRKEQVKVIAFANQKGGVGKTTSALNIAAALKKNGLRVLLIDLDPQASASDWILREKSLECWRNGKTIYHALLKDTPLKECIIHSNCFEEQLCSFDMIPSHIHLSEADGRREPGFEHSLSEAIEHIANDYDYIIIDAPPNLGLLTYMALVAADKVIIPVQTEPPDAMGVALLLDTVSKVQRRLNSRLRIAGILPTRYNSRQAVDREVLYFLIQSVNQKAPVIEPIPDSFVFGNAAYNGKIAIEASPKTKAVGPYIRLASALAQEEPLPLALLNFVATEDEDEASN
- a CDS encoding flagellar basal body-associated FliL family protein, whose translation is MNDSPSNLESQETGDGQSLTNNDPKKKKITKKRLIIIGAACCVVFGGGCILSWEEGFFPFSSSKNKQAHEQEERIKNLLASHLLLGIPAVTANLDGGNGNTVYVKMAANVEIDGRYDSATLQEVIPKVQDVFQTYLHETRPQELHGSGFYRLKETILRRLRVTLSPLNVTNIYITELLTQ